CCGTGGGAATTTCGGACCGTAACCAACCATGTAAGACATCCTTAATGGGTTGTCTCCAAGTAGATAATCCACCTATTAATTAATCACGGGAGAGTTATTAAAATTATACTAGATTTTCTAACAAAACTTGAGAAAATAATAGTTTTTTATATGAACTAAACCTGTTTCTTGGCGATTGAGCGGAGGCGGCCAGGAGTGTAGACGGAGCCACCGCAATGGACGACGGTTCTTGCGGAGGTTAAGTATTTTGCATAGGTTAAGAGCAGGAACGATGTTGACGTCACGTACTGCATGTTCTCGTCTGCCATTTTAAATAACAATCCACCTACATGATATATGTGTAAGTTGTAACAAAGTTTAATATTAATTCAATCAAATAATATCATACCATATTACTTTTATTCTGCTTAGCATTGTTTTATAAATATCATATTTATCAATAAAAATTTCAACCCAAAATGGAAAAGAAATCAGCAAAAGGAGTTTAAGAAAAACGAAAAAAATCATATTGTTTCCAGAAAGTGTAACATAAGAAAATAATTACCATAAATATCTGTAATTTTCTTAAGTGGAGGGGCAAAGATGTAAATTAGTGAAAAGTGAGGGGGTAAAGATGTAAGAACCTGGAGTATACTGAGAAATATAGAAAGGAGCACCAGGAATAACAGAGCAAATGAAATTATCAGCGTGACCTTTGTATTCACCAAGTGTCTTCATTTTCTGAACCAGAAACGTCTTCACAACAACAACAACAACAAATCAAAATCACACACTTGACTATACTCAAATTCTGAATCTTAAACTATAAAATATTTTTTTAACCTTTGAAAGAAGGATTCGGGCTCCAGCGTGCTTGTTATCCCAACCAAAAGTGTTGTCATACTCAGCAGCTCCAAGGATTTGTCCATTGACTTTAATGTAATTCAAATATTTTAGATTCCTTGTAGCTTTTTGCAACCAAGCAGCTCCCCACAACAACTCATCCTACAAAATCAAGAATCAAATGCATTCATTTCATTTCATTTTCTCCAAAATCTTTACTTGTGTAGAAACTAAAGAAACTCATTTACCTGATAACCAGAGAAAGAGCAATAAAATGGACAAACATCTGGTTTCAATCCTGCACTGTATGTTCCTCTGTATCTGTCCGCAAATGCAAAAACCTTGTATTCAACAAAACAAAAGATCAATTAGTTCTGTCTTAAAAAGTTTGGTTTTTAAAAAGTTTTACTTACCCTAATGGCTCGTCTGAGGAGGATCTTGGAGTAAGAAGGATCAGATTTCCTGAAAACAATAGCAGCAGCGGCAAGAGCGGCGGCTGTTTCAGCGGCAACATCAGAACCAGGAGTGTTCTTGTCTACTTTAAACACACTTCTTTGTGTATCCATGTCTTCTGGTCTTTCCCAACAAGAATGGTCTTTGTTAGCATCACCAACTTGAACATAAATGGTGTCAGGACGTGAAGTTGCTTTGAGGAGATAATCTGTGGCCCAACGAATGGCTAATTTAGCATTTCCTAACTCAGATTTCATGAGACCACCGAACTCAATCACACTCCATGAGAGCATTGTTGTTGTGAATGCCATTGGGAATCCGAACTTGATATTGTCTCCTGCATCATAGTACCCTCCAACCAAGTCCACCTAAAAATGAAATATAAAAATTTGAAAAGTATTGAATATTTTGATGATATTAAAACAGAAATTAACTTACACTGTCTAGATCTATCTCTACCCAGGTAAATAAAAATTAGGGTTTATAGAAAAGGGAAAGAGAAAAAACACTAATATCATCCTCTGTTCTGTTCACACTAAACTCATGAATAAGGGTTTAATCTTTTGATGATATTAGTACATAATCTAACCTACATTGCTGAGATCTGTCAGTAAACAAGTAAACCCAGTTCGTACTTTTCCATACTAAACTGAAAACCTTGAGGAAAGTTGAGGTGATTTACATGAAGAGCAGATCCATCAGAGAGACCAGAGTCTCTTCTCCAAGTCATTCTCTGGTTGGGAGGTAGCTTCCCAGACCTTTGGCCTTCAAAGAAGAGGATGGATTTGGTGAGAGCGTCTTTGTAGTTGTGCTTGGCCAAGTTGTGACGATGGTGGTGGGTGTAGAAAAGAGAAGAGTCAGGGTAAGAGAAGCCATTGCAGAGGAAGAAGAAGAGAGAGAGGAAAATGATGACTCTGAAGGTATATGAGGCAGATGAAAAGCCAAGGAAATCCATTTTCTCAGAGAGAGAGAAGAGTTTCTATGAACCAATGGGCGAACAGATTGCAGAAGCTGCTTTGTGGGAAACAGAGGAAGTATCTCTGCTGTTTATAGGGGAAGAAAGGTATGTCTGTCTCTCTCCTCTCTCCTCTCTCCTCTCTGCTGTGGCAAAGTAAAAGTTCTTGACTACTCTTTTTGTGTTTCCCATATGGTAAAAATTAGAACTGAAAGTCTTGCATTGTTAGAAGAAAAGGAATGTAGTAGAGACAATTAGGGCATCATTACTTGACTTGTATCCATCATTACTTACTTGTATCCATCTTGGAAATTCAAGTATTTAGTGTTGTCAAGGCAAGGCAAGGAACAAGTCGACAATTTTCATTATTTGCAAGACCAAGTCAAGTATCAAGTATCAAGTATCATTATTATTTTTAGTACTTGAGTCGTTACGTCCCGTTACTTGCCCCATTACTTGCTATTTATTATATGATGTATTAAATACTTGTTTATATTTATCTTTTCTTTTACTTGCATTTAGGATTGGACACAAATACTCATTACTCCTCTTATACTTAATACTTATTTCGTGTCTTGATTTTTAAACATCTATCGTCATCTAGTTAAGTATTATATAGTAACAAGTACATGACTTGTTATTACATGTTACTTGTTTAGTGGAGACATTTTTGTCATCATAAAAATTATACAATGTTTATATATCGATAAATTCATATACTTTTTATTTGTCTTCTTGAACAAATATTTCGTTTTAAGTAATCAAGATGTTATGTTAACTAGAATAAATTAAACAAACTTTCATGTCTATTTCTAATAGATGATTATTTAGTAAGTAGTTCTTAAATACTCAGAAAAACTCGTAAATAGTTCACAAGTATTCGTAAATAGTAAGTAACAGAGTGGGCCAAAGAACTTGCAAGTAATTCATTTTTTATCAAGTATTCGAAATAGCAAGTACTCCTTTTTAACAATTCAAGTACAAGTCAAAAATTTTATTACTCGTATAAGGCAAGTCAAGTCGCAAGTACACGCAAAATAGCGAGTAATCGCTTTGTGCCCAGCCCTAGAGACAATAGAGAGAAAATACTTTTATGAAATAGTTTTTGGCCAAAATCAGAATAAACTATTTTACTAAGAGGGTTTTGGGGATAATACTCAAAGATAACTCATTGTATTTACTTTTGCAGTGCTTTTTTATATGATAGCATCTCTAATAGTAAGATTCATTTAAAAAAAAAATCAAAATATGAAAATACATATTTTCCAATGGTTTATTTTTTTAAACTAACTATAAAATTGATTAGTAGTATACATGACAATTAATGATTAAGAATAATACATATTTGATAACAATTTTTTTATCCTCTTTTTTGTTTAATTTTATATTATTGAAAGAAATTAAAAAATCACATTAAACATATAATAAAAATAGTTTTTTTATATGTTATATCTAAATTTTTTAAAACGACTATATAAAGTAAATAAATAATTTTTTTAATTTATTTACCAAAAAAATGATTGTAAATAAACAAAAGGTATTGATCTTGATTT
This genomic interval from Brassica oleracea var. oleracea cultivar TO1000 chromosome C2, BOL, whole genome shotgun sequence contains the following:
- the LOC106322464 gene encoding endoglucanase 17-like, translated to MDFLGFSSASYTFRVIIFLSLFFFLCNGFSYPDSSLFYTHHHRHNLAKHNYKDALTKSILFFEGQRSGKLPPNQRMTWRRDSGLSDGSALHVDLVGGYYDAGDNIKFGFPMAFTTTMLSWSVIEFGGLMKSELGNAKLAIRWATDYLLKATSRPDTIYVQVGDANKDHSCWERPEDMDTQRSVFKVDKNTPGSDVAAETAAALAAAAIVFRKSDPSYSKILLRRAIRVFAFADRYRGTYSAGLKPDVCPFYCSFSGYQDELLWGAAWLQKATRNLKYLNYIKVNGQILGAAEYDNTFGWDNKHAGARILLSKTFLVQKMKTLGEYKGHADNFICSVIPGAPFYISQYTPGGLLFKMADENMQYVTSTSFLLLTYAKYLTSARTVVHCGGSVYTPGRLRSIAKKQVDYLLGDNPLRMSYMVGYGPKFPRRIHHRGSSLPCVANHPAKIQCHQGFSIMHSQSPNPNFLVGAVVGGPDKHDRFPDVRSDYEQSEPATYINAPLVGALAYFAHSYAQL